The Hydra vulgaris chromosome 11, alternate assembly HydraT2T_AEP genome contains a region encoding:
- the LOC136087483 gene encoding uncharacterized protein LOC136087483: MSPSKKRTKLSGSAFKKLKKQRLESDKKLQKVFAKWIKKMRRSNRTTSPVFFQCDDEQLLQNNEVNQNAVTINLLEFKFDDPPTWPKINDSLRCSLVEHGAKQDKREVYPTTSTSSENRHFSSSWFEKNLPNGEKVNRQCTKTSKFADTSKDFSEWKQLNPRIPEHENSCEHRKCFTSWKELEKNLIEGRSLDKSIQNAIQTEKEKWRNILKVVIDSIVFCAKNNLAFRGSSNIIGEPNSGIFLNTIELIARYHHPLAEHITNVKLKQKFVIYFSPQIQNELIELLGRKSHQKTGVGLASEILLSLNKDELNIEDRRGQGYDNRANISGKYSGVQAQITAKNDLARYVPCAAHTLNLVVVHSAEVSPFMITFFEKVQKIFNFFSSSTTR, encoded by the exons atgtcaccatcaaaaaaaagaacaaagctATCTGGTTCAgctttcaaaaagttaaaaaagcaacGACTTGAAAGtgacaaaaaattacaaaaggtGTTTGCAAAATGGATTAAAAAAATGCGAAGATCAAACAGAACAAccag TccagttttttttcaatgtgaTGATGAACAGTTACTGCAAAACAATGAAGTCAACCAAAATGCAGTTACAATAAATCTGTTAGAATTCAAGTTTGATGATCCACCAACTTGGCCCAAAATCAATGACAGTCTAAGATGTTCTTTGGTTGAACATGGTGCTAAACAAGACAAGAGAGAAGTCTATCCTACCACATCAACATCATCAGAAAACAGACATTTCAGTTCTAGttggtttgaaaaaaatcttcctAATGGGGAAAAAGTTAATCGTCAATG CACAAAGACAAGCAAGTTTGCAGATACATCAAAAGATTTTTCAGAATGGAAACAACTAAACCCTCGAATCCCTGAACACGAGAATAGCTGTGAACATAGAAAGTGTTTCACTTCATGGAAAGAATTGGAAAAAAATCTGATAGAGGGAAGATCTTTAGACAAGAGCATTCAAAATGCCATCCAAACTGAAAAAGAAAAGTGGCGAAATATTCTAAAAGTTGTTATAGATTCAATTGTGTTTTGCGCCAAGAACAATTTGGCTTTTCGAGGCAGTTCCAATATTATTGGTGAGCCAAACAGTGGAATCTTTCTCAACACAATTGAACTAATAGCACGCTATCATCATCCTTTAGCAGAACACATAACGAATGTTAAACTTAAGCAGAAATTTGTTATATACTTTTCCCCACAAATTCAGAATGAACTAATTGAACTTCTTGGCAGAAAG TCTCATCAAAAAACCGGAGTTGGTCTGGCTTCAGAAATATTATTGAGCTTAAATAAAGATGAATTAAACATCGAAGATCGCCGAGGTCAGGGTTATGACAATAGAGCCAACATATCTGGAAAATATTCTGGTGTTCAAGCTCAAATAACTGCAAAAAATGATTTAGCACGGTATGTGCCTTGCGCAGCTCACACTCTAAATCTTGTAGTAGTCCATTCAGCAGAAGTTTCCCCATTTatgattacattttttgaaaaggttcaaaaaatattcaatttcttCTCAAGTTCTACTACCAGATAG